In Truepera sp., the sequence AGGTCCGCCCGCTCTCAGGCCGGCCGCTTGATCAGCACGGGCGTCCTCTCGAGCACCTCGAAGCCAAGCGACGTCAGGATGGACACGAGTTTGGGATCGCTTGCGCCCAGTAAGGTGTTGACCGTCCCCACGGGACTGCGGCCGGAGATCTCGCGCAGCGCCGTCAGGACGAGGCGGCGCAGCATCTCGCTGTTCTCGCGGTGGCGCCTCCTTACCCCCACGGACGTCAACTCGTAGGCGCTGTCGACTTCGCGCGCCGTCGAGCCCAGGAACGCGTAGCCGACGGTCTCCTGATCGAGGCCCTCGCGCGCCGTGAACCACAGGTCGGGTTGGAACGGACCACCGCTGCGTTTCATGAACGACCAGCGCGCATCACTCACGCTGGCGCCCTCGCAGTCATCGAACAGGTCGCGGAAGGCGCCCTCGTCGGCCGGTGCCCACGCCTCCAGCACCAGCGGCGAGCCCAACGGCGGCACGTCGGTGAGCTCGAACTTGAGCCGCGTCAGGCCGTCGCGCCGGAAGCCGAGCGGCGCCAACAGTCCTTCGAGTTCCCCAGACCGTGACTTAGGCAAGAGGTGTAGTGGCACCGTCACTACCTCGGGCTCGACCTGGTCAAGGAGGCTCTCGACGAGCTCTAGGAGGGCGGCCGGGGCGCCGTCGTGCCAGACGCTGGCGAGGTGCGCCCCCTTCACGGCGTTGCCGCCACCCTCCGCCTGCAGGTAGACGCCGGCCGTGGGCGGCCCCGCGTCGGGGGCGTACACGAAGCAGCGCTCGGCGTCGGCGACCGCGTCCTTCAGCCGCGCGTTGAGCCGCAAGGAGAGGCCGTGCGGATCTGCGTGGCCGACGAAGGTCAGCGCCTGGCGCATGAACCATACGAGTTCGTCGGGCTCGAGGTTGCGGATCACGGGGGCTTAGCTTATCGCGCCCTGGGCGCGGGCGCCCGGGGGACCAGGGCCGCGCCCGCCACGGTCCCGCGGTTATGCTCCCGTACATGGCGAGCCCTCGCATCCTCGGCGGCAGCGCGAAGGGCCGCGCGTTGAAGGTGCCGGCCAGGGGCACTCGCCCAAGCCCCTCGCGGCTGCGCGAGGCACTCTTCGACATGCTCGCGTTCGAGCCGCGCGGCCGCTTCCTGGACCTGTTCGCGGGCACGGGCGCCATGGGCCTGGAGGCCGCCAGCCGCGGCTGGTCCGCCGTCTGCGTCGACTCGTCGCGCGCCGCTTGCGACGTCATCCGCTCGAACGCGCGGACCTTGAGGCTGGGAGTCGAGGTCGTTCGGGCCGACGCCACCGCCTACGCCAGGCTGCACCAAGCGGGGTTCGACGTGGTGGTCGCCGCCCCCCCTTATCCCGCGGACCTGACCGCGATCTTCGCCCAGGTGCTCGGCTCGGGCGCCGCGAAGCCACAGGGCCTGTACGTCCTGCAGCACCCGACCGACCTGCCCAGCCCGCCGCTCCCACCGGCGCTGGCTGAGGCGGAGGTCAGGCGCAAGCAGTACGGCACCAACACCCTCACGCTCGTCAGGGTGCCGCCGGCCGCCTAGCCCGGGCCGCGGCCGGCACGTCCTGTAGGCTTCCAAGGAAGCCCCGGTTCGCGTGCTAAACTGCCACGTTGATTCCGCAGCGGACACGGGATCGTCGGTGGCCCCGGGCAGCGCCCGCCACCAGCCGTCAGCTGCGATAACCGGTCTAACGTGGCGCCACACCGCGCCTGCGCGGAAAGGTCCAGAAAACAGATGCTCGGATTCGTTCAGAAGCTGTTCGACAACAACGACCGCGAGGTCAAGCGCCTCCATCAGGAGGCGGTGGTCACCGCCAACGCCCTGGAAGCCGACATGGAGGGCGTCGAGAACCTGGCCGAGGCGTACGCGGCGCTCAGGCGCCGCCACCTGGAAGGGGGCGAGAGCCTCGACGCCCTCCTCCCGGAAGCGTTCGCGCTCACTCGCGAGTCGGCCAAACGCTTCCTCGGCTTGAGGCATTACGACGTGCAGCTCATCGGTGGGGCCACGCTCCACAACGGCCGCATGGCCGAGATGAAGACGGGCGAGGGCAAGACGCTCGTCGCCACGCTCGCGCTGGCGCTGAACGCGCTATCGGGCAAGGGAACCCATCTCGTGACCACCAACGACTACCTGGCTCGCACGGGGGCCGAGTGGATGGGCCCCGTGTACCGCGGCCTCGGGCTCGAGGTCGGCGTCATCCAGCACGACACCGACGGCCCTGCCCGCCGTGAGTACTACCGCAATGACATCACGTACATCACCAACTCGGAGCTAGGCTTCGACTACCTGCGCGACAACATGGCGTTCCGCCCCGACCAGCTCGTGCTGCGCGAGGACACCCCCCTCAATTTCGCCATCATCGACGAGGTCGACTCCATCCTCATCGACGAGGCGCGCACGCCGCTCATCATCTCGGGCCCCGCCGAGCTCGCCACCGACAAGTACTACACGATGGCAGCCATAGTCCCGCAACTCGAGAAGGGCGAGCCTTCCGAGGGCGACACGCCGGCCACCGGCGACTACTCCGCGGACGCCAAGTCGAAGGACATCCACCTCACCGAGGCCGGCATCGCGAAGGCCGAGAAGCTCCTCGGGATCGACAACATCTTCAGCCCCGAGAACATGGAGGTCGGCCACATGCTGCGTCAGGCGCTGCGCGCGGCCGAGCACTATCAGCTCGACCAGGAGTACGTGAAGGACGAGGCGGGCCAGATCGTCATCGTCGACGAGTTCACGGGTCGCCTCATGCCGGGCAGGCGCTTCGGCGAGGGCCTCCACCAGGCCATCGAGGCCAAGGAGGGCGTCAAGATCGAACGCGAGAACCAGACGCTCGCCACCATCACCTACCAGAACTTCTTCAAGCTCTACAACAAGATCTCGGGCATGACCGGCACCGCCAAGACCGAGGAAAAGGAGTTCCAGGAGATCTACAACACGGACGTCCTCGTGATCCCCACCAACCGGCCCGTCATCCGTAACGACGAAGAGGACATCATCTACCGCACCGAGGAGGGCAAGTTCAGCGCGGTGGTCGACGAGATCGCGCAAGTGCACGCCAGCGGCCAACCCATGCTGGTCGGGACGGTCACCATCGAGGCCTCGGAACGGCTGTCGAAGATGCTCAAGCGCCGCGGCGTGCCCCACGAGGTCCTCAACGCCAAGTACCACGGCCGCGAGGCCGAGATAGTGGCGCAGGCGGGCAGGTCGGGCGCAGTCACCATCAGCACGAACATGGCCGGCCGCGGCACCGACATCGTCCTGGGCGGCAACGCCGAATGGCTTGCCCGCCAACTGCTGGAGCGCGAGGGCTTCGACCGCTACGATTCCGACACCGAGCTGTTCATCAAGGCCATCATGATGCGCCGGCCGGACGAGGCCCGCGCCGCGCTGGCGAAACTCGACGGCCTGCCGGCCGAGATCCTGCCTCGCCTCGAGAAGCTACGCGACGAGGCCGACGCCGACCACCAGAAGGTCGTGAGCCTCGGGGGCCTGCACATCATCGGGACCGAACGCCACGAGTCGCGGCGCATCGACAACCAGCTCCGCGGCCGCGCCGGCCGCCAGGGCGACCCGGGGTCGAGCCGCTTCTACGTCTCGTTCGAGGACGACCTCATGCGCCTCTTCGCCAACGAGCGCGTCCTCGGCATGATGGACCGCCTCGGCATGGACGACTCGCAGCCCATCGAGGCCCGCATGGTCACGGGCGCCATCGAGCGCGCCCAGAAGCGCGTCGAGGACCGCAACTTCGGCATCCGCAAGCAACTGCTCGAGTACGACAACGTGATGAGCAAGCAGCGCGAGGTCGTTTACGCCCAGCGCCGCGAAGTGCTCCTCGGCAACGACATGTCGGACGACGTCCAGGAGATGATCGCCGCCTACATCGACGCCCAGGTGCAGCGCTACCTGAACCCGGAGCTCGAGCCGGAGGAACAGGACATGGCCGCCCTCCGCGTCTCGCTGGCCGACGCGGTACCGGTGTTCGAGACGATGGACTTCGACGAGTACCGCGGCAAGCAACCGGACGAAGTCACCGACGAGCTCGTCATCAAGATGGAGGCCGCCTACCAGGAGCGCGAGGCCGAGCTGGGCGCACCCCTGTTGCGCGAACTGGAGCGCTTCATCGTCTTGCAGGTCGTCGACCAGCACTGGAAGGAGCACCTCCACAGCATGGACGTGCTGCGGCAGGGGATCGGCCTGCGCGGCTACGGCCAGCGGAACCCGCTGCAGGAGTACGCCTTCGAGGGCTACAACCTGTTCGAGGAGATGAACGCCAACATCCGCCTGAACGTCGCCAAGCTCCTCTTCCGCGTGCAGGTGAACGTCGACCAGCGCCTGGAACGCCGGCAACAGCGCCAGGCTCCGGTGCAGTACAGCGCGTCCGACCAGGGCGGCCTCGCCGCGGCGGCGGCCGCTGCCCCGCGCGGGGGCGCCGGCCCGGCGCGCGGCACCGGCCCCACCTCCCCCATCCGCGTGGGCGAGAAGGTGGGCCGCAACGATCCCTGCCCGTGCGGCAGCGGCAAGAAGTACAAGCACTGCCACGGCCGCGATCAGGCGGTGCAGGCCTGACGCCCGGCCCCACCCACGGAGTGGCCAAGGCGCGCACCGACACGTTCGGTGCGCGCCTCGCGTCGCGCGCCAAGGTCGCCGGGTCGGTGGTCTGCCTCGGGTTGGACCCGCGTCCGGAGGCGCACCCGCTGACCAGCGGGTTGGCTTGCGCCGGCGCCACCGCCTCCGCCATAGAGCGCTACCTGATCACCGTCCTCGACGCCACTCACGACCTGCTGGCGTGCTGCAAGCCGCAGTCCGCGTTCTTCGAGGCCCTCGGGCTGCCCGGCCTGGAGGCGCTGGCGGGCGTGATGAACCACGCGCGCACTCTCGGACTACCCGTCATCCTCGACGCCAAGCGGGGCGACATCGGCAGCACCGCCGCGGCGTACGCCGAGGCCTACCTGAAGGGTGGCGACCTGGCGGCGGACGCGCTCACCGTCAACCTCTACCTGGGCCTCGACACGCTGGAGCCGTTCATCGCGGCCGCCGAGGCCAACGGGCGCGGCCTGTTCGTGCTCGTCCGCACCTCCAACCCGGGCAGCGCCGACCTTCAGGAACTCACGCTCGAGGACGGAACGCCCCTCTACTCGAAGCTGGCCGACGCGCTCACGGAGCGCGCCGCCGGCCTGCCGCGAGACCCCGACGGCTACACGTCGCTCGGCGCCGTGGCCGGCGCCACGCATCCGGCCGCTACGGCGGAGCTTCGGGCGCGCCTGCCACACAGCCTGCTGCTGGTGCCCGGCTACGGTGCACAGGGCGGCAACGCCGCCGACGCGGCAAAGGCGTTCGACGCCAACGGGTGGGGGGCGGTGGTAAACGCGAGCCGCAGCCTCACCTACCCGCCCGCGGCCCAGGCGGCCGGCGGACTCGCGGAGGTGGCGGCGGCGGCGAGGGCGGCCACACTCGCCATGCGCGACGACCTCAACCGGGCCCTGGGGGTCAGTTAGGCGTGGCCAGGTAACCCATCAGCGCCGTGGGCGCCACGTTGGTACGGACCCGCCAGAACAGGCTCAGGAGCGTGCCGAACCCGACCTCGGGACCGTCGAACACGGCGGCGTACAGGCGCACGCCACTGAGGTCGGGAAGCCCGAACGCGAACGCGTCCAGCTCCTCCCCCGCCGCCACCTCGTACGGCCAGAAGCCGTTCTTCGTCGGCTGGCTGGCAACCACGTACATCCGCGAGTCGTTATGCGTGAGGAACAGCGCCTTGGCCGTCTCCTCCGGGGCTGAGATGAAGGCGGTGATGTGCACGGCGCAGTTCGACAGCGCGGCCAGCACGTCCGCGGGCCGCGCCCCGGCCGCCTCGTCCGGACGCACCACCAGCAGTCGCGGGTAGACGGTCCAGTTCCAGATGATGGCCCAGAAGGACGTGCGGCTCGAGTCGTGCTGGTCGGTGGCGAGGAGCGCCGCGGGCCTAATGGCGTGCGAGACCCGGCCCAACACGTCCTCCACGTCGGCCAGCATGTCGGCCACGTCGGCGGGCGCATCGACCCCCGAGGGGGGGAGCTTGTACCACCTGAGGAAGCGGTCGAGCATGACGGCCCACGTCTCGCCGTCCAACTCGCCCGGGACCCAGGAGTCGGGCAGCAGCTTGCGTTCCACCAGGTACTTGACCGTCTGGTACTGGGGATCGTTCGCCTCGAGCGGCACGGGCTCGTCGTACTGCAGCGGTGGCAACGCCGGCTCGACGAGCTCTACGGCGCGCCGCATGACCGCGGCGGCGTCGAGGCCGGTTGCGACCCTTTCCAGTGGCCCCGCCGGCAGGGCAGCCGTGAGTTCCGCCTGGCACGTCTGCGCGAAGGCGGCGCCGGCGCCCGACACCAGCACGAGAAGGGCGAGCAAGAGTCCGCGGACCCTGCTCGCGGAAACGAGAACACGCATGGGCCGAGTGTAACGGCCCATGCGTGCGGGTGGTGAGAGTCCGGGAAGCCGGTTACTGGCCCAGAAGGTTGTAGTGGCTCCTCGCCGGGGCGCCGGCACGGTTGTTGTTGGAGTAGACCTTGAGTATGTCGTTGGCGAAGACGCTTATGCTCCCCGGCCCTATCGGCCCGGCGATCACCGTGCCGGCACTGTTCACGACGGCCAGGCGCAGCTCGAGGGGGTTGCCACTGGCCGGCTTGAACTCCACGGTGCCGGGCCCGGACGTCTTCCAGAAGTCCACGTCGTACAGCAACTCGATGGCGCCGTTATCGCCAGCGAGGGCCGACATGTCGAAGTAAGTGGCTTGACCCGGGGTGTCGTTCGGTTCTTCCTGGTCCTGCTGAACATCGCCGTAGAAGTACACGTTCGTGTTCACGGCGGAGCCCGAGTCGTTCGTCACCCGTGCGTAGTAGGTGTTGCCAAACTTGGCCGACATGATGATGCAGCTACCGCGACAGCGCTGTGTGGTGCCAATGGCCTGCGGCGCAAGGTCCGTGACGGAGGCCGCGAAGAGGCCGGCCGTCTTCGGCGCGAAGAAATCCGGGCCATGGCTGCTTGCCACCACGTTGAAGGTGGTTGGGTCGTTCAGTTCGAGCCTGAGGTCCTGGTCGAGTTCGAGGTAGACGACATTGCGACTTCCCGCTGCCGGGAACGATAGCTTGAAGATAAGGCTCTGTCCCCTGGCGAGCGTACCGTCCCACACGGCGTTGTAGGGGGTAGAGGGCGCCGCCACGGTCTCGTCGGGCGGCGGCGGCCCTGCCGGTGGGCCGGTGATCGTGATGTCACACGCAGATAGCGTCAGCGTTGCCGCCGCGGCGGCCGCAAGAACCAAGTTGAATCGTTTCATGCGTGATCTCCTTCCGTTGAGTCCGCCTCGTACTCTAAGCCGCGGCGCTTCTCAGGTAGTGGGCAGTTGGCCACGGTGTCTTAATGAACCGGCCATGTTCACCGCTGCCTATTCGAGCACCATCAGGTAGGCGTAGAGGTCCGGAGCCCCCGGGTGCACCTCCACCTCCAGGTCCGGATAAGCCTTCACAACGCGCCCGGCGGCCGCTTGCGCCCGCTCGGGGCTTATCTCCACCGAGTGGAAGAGCGTGGCGATCTCGAACGCCTCGGCCCGGCCCTCCAGCAAGGCGAGCAGGCACGAGTCGTAGTCGCGCGCCGACACCACCAGCTTGCCGTCGGCGAGCCCGATGGCGTTACCCTCGCGCACCTTCACCCCGTCGATCTCGGCGTCGCGGCTCGCGCGGGTCACCTCCAGCGTCAGCGAGGAGTCGGCCGCGGTTTTCATCTCCGCGTACAGGGCGTCCGGGTCGCCGGCCTCTTGGAAGAGCACGGCGGCTGCCAGTCCCTGGCCCAGCGACGTGGTCGGCAACACGCGCACGTCCTTGCCGGGCACGAGCTCGGCAACGCGGTCGGCGGCCATGATGACGTTCTTGTTGTTGGGCATGATGATCACGGCCCCGGCCCCGACGCTGCGGACGGCGTCGGCGATGTCCTCGACCGAGGGGTTGTCCGTCTGGCCGCCGCCCACCACGCGGACCCCCAGGCTGCGGAAGGCCTTGGTGACCCCGTAGCCGTTGGCTACCGCCACCGCGCCACTCTTGGGCGGCTCCACGTTGGCCGCGTCGACACCGGCCAAGATCTCGGAGTGCTGCTCGCTCATGTCCTCGACCTTCGAGCGCACCATCTTGCCGTAGCGGGCCACGGTGGCGAGCAGCTTCTCGGGCTCTTCCGTGTGGATGTGGCCCTTGACGAAACCCTCGGCACCGACCACCAACAGGGAGTCACCGAACGGCGCGACCAAGTCTCGGATCGTGCTTGCAGATTCGGTAGCGTCGGCGAGCAGGAACTCCGTGCAGAAGCCGTAGGCCTCCTCCTCGAACTGCTCCTGCGCTCGCCGTTCGATCTTGGGCGGCGGCGGCAGGTCACGCCCCTCGAAGTACGCGAGAAGCCCCTCGAGCAGGTAGACGTAGCCCAGGGCGCCGGCGTCGACCACCCCGGCCTGCTTCAGGATGGGCAGCAACTCGGGCGTGTGCTCGAGAGACGAGCGGGCCGCGCGTATGACCTCTGCCAGGAGCAGGGCGGGCGCCACGCCGTCGCCGGACGACTCCACGGCCTCCAGCAAGAACCGCTCTCCAGCCTCGGCCGACTCGCGCACCACGGTCAGGATCGTGCCCTCGACCGGCTTCATGACCGCCGCGTACGCCGC encodes:
- the pyrF gene encoding orotidine-5'-phosphate decarboxylase; the encoded protein is MAKARTDTFGARLASRAKVAGSVVCLGLDPRPEAHPLTSGLACAGATASAIERYLITVLDATHDLLACCKPQSAFFEALGLPGLEALAGVMNHARTLGLPVILDAKRGDIGSTAAAYAEAYLKGGDLAADALTVNLYLGLDTLEPFIAAAEANGRGLFVLVRTSNPGSADLQELTLEDGTPLYSKLADALTERAAGLPRDPDGYTSLGAVAGATHPAATAELRARLPHSLLLVPGYGAQGGNAADAAKAFDANGWGAVVNASRSLTYPPAAQAAGGLAEVAAAARAATLAMRDDLNRALGVS
- the secA gene encoding preprotein translocase subunit SecA, whose protein sequence is MLGFVQKLFDNNDREVKRLHQEAVVTANALEADMEGVENLAEAYAALRRRHLEGGESLDALLPEAFALTRESAKRFLGLRHYDVQLIGGATLHNGRMAEMKTGEGKTLVATLALALNALSGKGTHLVTTNDYLARTGAEWMGPVYRGLGLEVGVIQHDTDGPARREYYRNDITYITNSELGFDYLRDNMAFRPDQLVLREDTPLNFAIIDEVDSILIDEARTPLIISGPAELATDKYYTMAAIVPQLEKGEPSEGDTPATGDYSADAKSKDIHLTEAGIAKAEKLLGIDNIFSPENMEVGHMLRQALRAAEHYQLDQEYVKDEAGQIVIVDEFTGRLMPGRRFGEGLHQAIEAKEGVKIERENQTLATITYQNFFKLYNKISGMTGTAKTEEKEFQEIYNTDVLVIPTNRPVIRNDEEDIIYRTEEGKFSAVVDEIAQVHASGQPMLVGTVTIEASERLSKMLKRRGVPHEVLNAKYHGREAEIVAQAGRSGAVTISTNMAGRGTDIVLGGNAEWLARQLLEREGFDRYDSDTELFIKAIMMRRPDEARAALAKLDGLPAEILPRLEKLRDEADADHQKVVSLGGLHIIGTERHESRRIDNQLRGRAGRQGDPGSSRFYVSFEDDLMRLFANERVLGMMDRLGMDDSQPIEARMVTGAIERAQKRVEDRNFGIRKQLLEYDNVMSKQREVVYAQRREVLLGNDMSDDVQEMIAAYIDAQVQRYLNPELEPEEQDMAALRVSLADAVPVFETMDFDEYRGKQPDEVTDELVIKMEAAYQEREAELGAPLLRELERFIVLQVVDQHWKEHLHSMDVLRQGIGLRGYGQRNPLQEYAFEGYNLFEEMNANIRLNVAKLLFRVQVNVDQRLERRQQRQAPVQYSASDQGGLAAAAAAAPRGGAGPARGTGPTSPIRVGEKVGRNDPCPCGSGKKYKHCHGRDQAVQA
- a CDS encoding RsmD family RNA methyltransferase, which codes for MASPRILGGSAKGRALKVPARGTRPSPSRLREALFDMLAFEPRGRFLDLFAGTGAMGLEAASRGWSAVCVDSSRAACDVIRSNARTLRLGVEVVRADATAYARLHQAGFDVVVAAPPYPADLTAIFAQVLGSGAAKPQGLYVLQHPTDLPSPPLPPALAEAEVRRKQYGTNTLTLVRVPPAA
- a CDS encoding DAK2 domain-containing protein, with amino-acid sequence MAKAATPATWTAKDFAKALEFATEWLGVHVEEVNALNVYPVPDGDTGTNMHLTLQSVRRQLVTEAPKRLEQVARAMSYGSLLGARGNSGVILSQVLKGFAEAIKGRERLDVVALSEALLAGSEAAYAAVMKPVEGTILTVVRESAEAGERFLLEAVESSGDGVAPALLLAEVIRAARSSLEHTPELLPILKQAGVVDAGALGYVYLLEGLLAYFEGRDLPPPPKIERRAQEQFEEEAYGFCTEFLLADATESASTIRDLVAPFGDSLLVVGAEGFVKGHIHTEEPEKLLATVARYGKMVRSKVEDMSEQHSEILAGVDAANVEPPKSGAVAVANGYGVTKAFRSLGVRVVGGGQTDNPSVEDIADAVRSVGAGAVIIMPNNKNVIMAADRVAELVPGKDVRVLPTTSLGQGLAAAVLFQEAGDPDALYAEMKTAADSSLTLEVTRASRDAEIDGVKVREGNAIGLADGKLVVSARDYDSCLLALLEGRAEAFEIATLFHSVEISPERAQAAAGRVVKAYPDLEVEVHPGAPDLYAYLMVLE